GCCGCGCTGAGCGCGGTCCCGCCCGCCCTGGGCGAGGCCGTGCGCTCGGGGAGCGCTCGGCGGCCGATGTGCACCGGCGCCCCCTCACCCGGTGTGAGGACTGTGAGGACGATGTATCACTCTACCGGCCGGGTCCCCCCGCACCCCCGGGCGGCGCCTGCCGGGGCGGTCCGGGCGGGGTGGAAGCCGTCGGGTGCAGCAGCCGGCAGACCGTCTCCAGGTCGGTCCGGACCTGGACCGTCGCGGCCCGCCCCGAGAGCCAGGCGATCAGGGCCGCGTGCCAGGTGTGCTCGACGACCCGGACCGCCGAGAGCAGGCCGGGCGACTCGTCCCGCTCCGGGCCCACCGCGTCCAGGATGATCGCGGTGGTCCTGCGGTACACCTGGTCGACCTCGGCGTTGACCGAACGGTCCGCGAACGTCAGCGCGCGGACCATGGCGTCGGCGAGGTGCGGCTCGCGCTGCAACGCTCCGAAGGCCCGCATCAGGGTCTCCGCGACCCGCTCCGCGGGACTCCCGCCGCCGGGCGGGCGCTTGCGGAGGGTGTCGTGCAACTGGTCGAGGCGGTCCTGCATGGTCGCCACCAGCAGGTGCACCTTGGACGGGAAGTAGCGGTAGAGGGTGCCGAGCGCCACTTCGGACTCCTCGGCGACCTCGCGCATCTGGACCGCGTCGAAGCCGCCCCGGCTTGCCAGCCGGGCGCTGGCGGTGAGGATGCGGCGGCGCCGCTCCGCCTGCCGCTCCGTCAGGGGCGGGGACATCGGGGTGTGCACCGCGTGCACCGCGTGTTCTGCCTCCGCTGTCATGTGTATTGCTCCGTGCCGGTCCTGACGGTCATCCGGGCGCTCGGTCTTCGGGGCCGGACATGTGCATCGCCCAACGTATCGGCCGGGGTTCGCCCCAAGGGGCGAGGGGATCCGGGGGGTGCTTTCCGTAGGCGGTGGGGTGCGGGTTCGTCGTGGCCGATTGCGCAGTTCCCCGCGCCCCTTGTTGGCGCTTCGCGCCCTTCTCCGGGGGCCGTAGCTACTGGTTTCGCCCCAGGGGCTGGCGGATTGGGGTGGCCGCTTGCTGCCGGTGGCGGAGTGCGGGTCCGTCTGGGCTGGTCGCGCAGTTCCCCGCGCCCCTCATCGGGCGCTTCGCGCCCATGGTCGGGCGCGGAGCGCCCCGGCAGGGGCGCGGGGTGGGGGTACCTCCCACGCCCTCAAGGCAGCGGGGGAGCGACCAGCCACAAACGACCGGTGGTCCGGAACCGGCGGGAACCGCCCCGTCGGGACGGTGGGCCGCAGGAACCGTTCCGGTACCCGCCGCCGTCGGCTACCCGAACCCGACAGGGTTCCGTGGCGTGGATCACCGCCGCCGGCCCTCTCCCAGCAAGCTACTTGCCGGTAGATTTGGCCCCGACGATCAAGTTTGAAACTTGTTCTAGATCACCGCCCACGCGTAGTGTCGCCGTTGGAATGCCATGAGAAGGGGGCCAGGAGTGACCGCTGAGGCCGACAGGGCGGGGCTTTCGGCGTCCGGCGGAGCCGGGGGTGCGGCGCCCGGGCCGGGCCGTGCGGCGGACGGCGAACGGCCGCTGCGCATCGCGCTCCTCTCCTACAAGGGCAACCCGTACTGCGGCGGCCAGGGCGTCTACGTCCGCCACCTCTCGCGCGAACTCGCCCGCCTCGGCCACCGGGTGGAGGTCATCGGCGCCCAGCCGTACCCCGTGCTCGACGTGCTGGACGGGACCGGCGGCGTGCCCGGTCCGGTCCTCACCGAGCTGCCCAGCCTCGACCTGTACCGCCAGCCCGATCCGTTCCGCACCCCGGCCCGCGAGGAGTACCGGGACTGGATCGACGTGCTGGAGGTGGCGACGATGAAGACGGGCGGCTTCCCCGAGCCGCTGACCTTCTCCCTGCGCGCCGGCCGCCACCTGCGTGCCCGCCGCGGCGACTTCGACGTCGTGCACGACAACCAGACCCTCGGCTACGGCCTGCTGGGCGACCTCGGCGCCCCGCTGGTCACCACGATCCACCACCCCATCACCGTCGACCGCCGCCTGGAACTGGACGCCGCGGAGAGCAGGCTGCGCCGGGTGTCGGTGCGCCGCTGGTACGCGTTCACGCGGATGCAGGGCCGGGTCGCGCGCCGGCTGCCGTCCCTGCTGACCGTCTCCGGCTCCTCCCGGCAGGAGATCGTCGAGCACCTGCGGGTCCGCCCGGAGCGGATCGGCGTGGTCCACATCGGCGCCGACACCGACCGCTTCTCGCCCGACCCCTCGGTGCCGCGGACGCCGGGCCGGATCGTGACCACCTCCAGCGCGGACGTGCCGCTCAAGGGCCTCGTGCACCTGGTCGAGGCGCTCGCCGAGGTCCGCGCCGCGCACCCCGCGGCCCATCTCGTCGTGGTCGGCAAGCGCCCCGAGGACGGGCCGGTCGCGGCGGCCGTCGAACGGCACGGCCTGGCCGGCGCCGTCAGCTTCGTCAAGGGCATCTCGGACGAGGAGCTGGTCGACCTGATCCGCGGCTCCCAGGTCGCCTGCGTGCCCTCGCTGTACGAGGGGTTCTCGCTGCCCGCCGCGGAGGCGATGGCGACCGGCACCCCCCTGGTGGCCACCACCGGTGGCGCCATACCGGAGGTGGCGGGGCCGGACGGCGAGACCTGCCTCGCCGTGCCGCCGGGTGACGCCAAGGCGCTCGCGGCGGCACTCGGCCGCCTGCTCGCCGACGGCGAACTCCGCGCCAGGCTGGGCGCCGCGGGCCGCGCCCGTGTGCTGGACCGTTTCACCTGGGCACGCGCCGCGCAGGGCACCGCCGAGCGCTACCGCGAGGCGATCGACCGCGCGGCCGCCGAACGCCCGGCCACCGACCCCGCGTCCACCGGCCGAGCGTCCACCGGGCGAGCGTCCACGGGGCGCCCGCCCAACCGCCCGCACGCGCCGGCCGCCACCGCCCCCGAGCGGGCAGCGCCCGAGCGGCCCGCCGTTCCCGCCCTGGCACCTGCCGGCCCGTCTCCCGTTCCCGCTACGGCGCCCGCCGGCCCGGCCGCCGTTCCCGCCGCCGCGACCGTCCTCCCCGCCGCCGCGACCGTCCTCCCCGCGTCCGCGACCGTTCCCGCCGCGGTGGCCTCCCAGTCCGTCGCCGCCCCCGCCGGTGCACCGGGCACCGCCGTCCACTCCGACACCGACCCCGGGCGCCCCGCGGCCACCGGGACCCCCACCGGGAGCAACCACTGATGCTGACCGTCGACTTCACCCGCTTCCCGCTCGCCGCGGGCGACCGCGTGCTGGACCTGGGCTGCGGCGCGGGGCGGCACGCCTTCGAGTGCTACCGGCGCGGCGGGCGCGTGGTGGCCCTCGACCGCAGCGGCGACGAGGTCCGCGAGGTCGCCAAGTGGTTCGCGGCGATGCAGGAGGCGGGAGAGGCCCCGGCGGGCGCCACGGCCACCGCCATGCAGGGCGACGCGCTCGCGCTGCCGTTCCCCGACGAGTCGTTCGACGCGGTGATCGTCTCCGAGGTGATGGAGCACATCCCGGACGACAAGGGGGTGCTCGCCGAGATGGTGCGGGTGCTGCGGCCCGGCGGCCGGATCGCCGTCACCGTCCCCAGGTACGGCCCCGAGAAGGTCTGCTGGGCGCTCAGCGACGCCTACCACGAGGTGGAGGGCGGCCACATCCGCATCTACCGGGGCGACGAACTGCTGGCGAGGATCCGCGAGGCCGGCCTCGCGCCCTACGGCACCCACCACGCGCACGCCCTGCACTCCCCGTACTGGTGGTTGAAGTGCGCGTTCGGGGTCGACAATGACAAGGCTCTGCCGGTGCGCGCGTACCACAAGCTCCTCGTCTGGGACATCATGAAGAAGCCGCGCGCGACCCGGTACGCCGAGCAGCTGCTCAACCCCGTCGTCGGCAAGAGCTTCGTCGCCTACGCCACCAAGCCGCACCTGCCCGGCACCGGGGCGTCCGCGGAGTGAGGCGACCCGAGAGGACCGGGCGCCTGGTGCTGTCCGGGGTGCTCACCGGCCGGCAGGCCGCCGCCACCGTGCGGGCCATCCTCGGCGCCCAGCGCCCGGACGGCGCCATACCGTGGTTCCGCGGCCACCATCTCGACCCCTGGGACCACACCGAGGCGGCCATGGCCCTGGACGCGGCGGGCGAGCACGAGGCCGCCGCCCGCGCCTACGACTGGCTCGCGCGGCACCAGAACGAGGACGGCTCCTGGTACGCCGCCTACGCCGACGGCGACGCGGCCGAGGTGACGGACCGCGGCCGGGAGACCAACTTCTGCGCCTATCCCGCCGTCGGCGTCTGGCACCACTACCTGGCCACCGGCGACGAAC
The nucleotide sequence above comes from Streptomyces sp. TS71-3. Encoded proteins:
- a CDS encoding TetR family transcriptional regulator; this encodes MTAEAEHAVHAVHTPMSPPLTERQAERRRRILTASARLASRGGFDAVQMREVAEESEVALGTLYRYFPSKVHLLVATMQDRLDQLHDTLRKRPPGGGSPAERVAETLMRAFGALQREPHLADAMVRALTFADRSVNAEVDQVYRRTTAIILDAVGPERDESPGLLSAVRVVEHTWHAALIAWLSGRAATVQVRTDLETVCRLLHPTASTPPGPPRQAPPGGAGGPGR
- a CDS encoding glycosyltransferase family 4 protein, producing the protein MTAEADRAGLSASGGAGGAAPGPGRAADGERPLRIALLSYKGNPYCGGQGVYVRHLSRELARLGHRVEVIGAQPYPVLDVLDGTGGVPGPVLTELPSLDLYRQPDPFRTPAREEYRDWIDVLEVATMKTGGFPEPLTFSLRAGRHLRARRGDFDVVHDNQTLGYGLLGDLGAPLVTTIHHPITVDRRLELDAAESRLRRVSVRRWYAFTRMQGRVARRLPSLLTVSGSSRQEIVEHLRVRPERIGVVHIGADTDRFSPDPSVPRTPGRIVTTSSADVPLKGLVHLVEALAEVRAAHPAAHLVVVGKRPEDGPVAAAVERHGLAGAVSFVKGISDEELVDLIRGSQVACVPSLYEGFSLPAAEAMATGTPLVATTGGAIPEVAGPDGETCLAVPPGDAKALAAALGRLLADGELRARLGAAGRARVLDRFTWARAAQGTAERYREAIDRAAAERPATDPASTGRASTGRASTGRPPNRPHAPAATAPERAAPERPAVPALAPAGPSPVPATAPAGPAAVPAAATVLPAAATVLPASATVPAAVASQSVAAPAGAPGTAVHSDTDPGRPAATGTPTGSNH
- a CDS encoding class I SAM-dependent methyltransferase, with translation MLTVDFTRFPLAAGDRVLDLGCGAGRHAFECYRRGGRVVALDRSGDEVREVAKWFAAMQEAGEAPAGATATAMQGDALALPFPDESFDAVIVSEVMEHIPDDKGVLAEMVRVLRPGGRIAVTVPRYGPEKVCWALSDAYHEVEGGHIRIYRGDELLARIREAGLAPYGTHHAHALHSPYWWLKCAFGVDNDKALPVRAYHKLLVWDIMKKPRATRYAEQLLNPVVGKSFVAYATKPHLPGTGASAE